The following are encoded together in the Synergistaceae bacterium genome:
- a CDS encoding CtsR family transcriptional regulator produces the protein MNNNLTREIEKYLLDLLNEQEDEDFIQLRRKELAEIFGCVPSQINYVLRSRFSPEQGYLIESRRGGSGYIKILKITCSSPEQKSSHLNDIIGNSISISEARRLLEYLQDRELITGRERLLIEIALKESDNQAQLNDIDDSARQENNADMLRHMLTSLMLIES, from the coding sequence ATGAATAATAATTTAACGCGTGAGATTGAGAAATATTTACTAGACTTACTTAATGAACAGGAAGACGAGGATTTTATACAACTTAGGCGCAAGGAATTAGCGGAAATTTTCGGCTGTGTACCGAGTCAAATTAATTACGTGCTTAGAAGCCGATTCAGTCCCGAACAAGGCTACTTAATCGAGAGCAGACGAGGCGGGAGCGGTTATATAAAGATTCTCAAGATAACATGTTCAAGTCCTGAGCAGAAATCTTCACATTTAAATGACATAATCGGGAATTCTATATCAATCAGTGAAGCAAGACGCTTATTAGAATATTTGCAGGATCGCGAATTAATAACAGGCCGAGAAAGACTCTTAATTGAGATCGCACTAAAAGAGTCCGATAATCAAGCGCAATTAAATGATATTGACGATTCAGCCAGACAAGAAAATAACGCCGATATGTTAAGGCACATGCTCACAAGTTTAATGCTGATAGAGTCATAA
- a CDS encoding Gfo/Idh/MocA family oxidoreductase, whose product MKAAINKPITIGVIGTGYGCILHGNGYENMGGIPIRLKTICGGSNRSKAESMKERYNFEVLTMDWHDIINDPEIDVVDILTNQTLHVPIAKAAFKAGKHVICEKPLTGYVGSGEDNIGHNVSKKFMYDEIIKQMDELREIFRASGKKFMYAENQVYATPIQKAAEIIRKKKSKIMLMNSENLLIGSSSPKGGHWNEIGGGTMMRNGIHGLTAMLYLKKQEAQARGEDFKIVSVVADTGVQTQAIEKESHRYVNARPVDVEDVCIVTVTFSDNTKAVVLCSDAVLGGSRNTVNIYAHDSSFRCNLNPCDILNTYFMDEENLDDVYISEMLPMKRGWNQAFVSDEVIRGYTGELRDFMECVAFDREPQADFDLAYNVMRVIYSAYISTEEGRRVFLD is encoded by the coding sequence ATGAAAGCAGCAATAAATAAACCTATCACAATCGGAGTAATAGGCACGGGCTACGGGTGCATACTTCACGGCAACGGTTACGAGAATATGGGCGGAATTCCCATAAGACTCAAGACAATTTGCGGCGGCAGTAATCGCAGTAAGGCCGAGTCAATGAAGGAACGCTATAATTTTGAAGTCCTGACTATGGACTGGCACGACATAATTAATGACCCTGAAATTGACGTAGTTGATATTCTCACAAATCAAACTCTTCATGTTCCGATTGCTAAGGCAGCATTTAAAGCAGGTAAGCACGTAATTTGCGAGAAACCTTTGACGGGCTATGTCGGCAGCGGTGAAGATAATATCGGGCATAATGTATCTAAAAAATTTATGTATGACGAGATTATAAAGCAAATGGACGAACTTAGAGAAATTTTCAGGGCAAGCGGCAAAAAATTCATGTACGCAGAGAATCAAGTTTATGCGACACCGATTCAGAAGGCAGCGGAAATTATACGCAAGAAAAAAAGTAAAATTATGCTCATGAACAGCGAGAATCTTTTAATCGGGTCAAGTTCTCCTAAGGGCGGACACTGGAACGAGATCGGCGGCGGCACTATGATGAGAAACGGGATTCACGGTCTAACTGCAATGCTTTATCTCAAGAAACAAGAAGCTCAAGCAAGGGGAGAAGATTTCAAGATTGTTAGTGTAGTTGCTGATACAGGCGTTCAGACTCAAGCAATCGAGAAAGAATCACACCGTTATGTAAACGCCCGCCCTGTAGACGTTGAAGATGTCTGCATTGTAACTGTAACATTCAGCGATAATACAAAGGCTGTAGTGCTGTGTTCTGATGCAGTTCTCGGAGGCTCGCGAAACACTGTAAATATTTATGCTCATGACTCTTCATTTAGGTGTAACTTGAATCCGTGCGATATTCTTAATACTTACTTTATGGACGAAGAGAATCTTGACGACGTATATATTTCTGAAATGCTGCCAATGAAAAGGGGCTGGAATCAGGCTTTTGTCTCTGATGAAGTTATACGCGGCTACACTGGAGAATTACGCGATTTTATGGAGTGCGTGGCATTTGATAGAGAACCTCAAGCAGATTTTGATCTAGCTTATAACGTAATGAGAGTAATTTATTCGGCCTATATCTCAACAGAAGAAGGACGCAGAGTCTTTCTTGACTAA
- a CDS encoding adenine-specific methyltransferase EcoRI family protein has protein sequence MTDNKALHQAAKAQQDEFYTQLDDIENELKHYKSHFRGKKIFCNCDDPFESNFFKYFAMNFNALGLAKLTATCYRGSPISGEQLLLFNDNDSQNTQVIKTPYCAQITELRDFNGDGRQDLLDIKYLLQNIPGSVRKLQGDGDFRSPECLELLRDADIVVTNPPHSLLREYIAQLFEYDKKFLILGNINAVTYKEVFPLIMHNKMWIGISIHSGDRKFNVPDNYPLEAAGCGIDENGRKFIRVKGVRWLTNMAVSEHQEFITMIENYSPDKFPKYDNYDAIEVSKVQDIPCDYDGVMGVPITFLDKYNPEQFEILGITTGREEFAKEAWPTKRYINAVQHNPNGTTANGSKANTRATIAITNPSGIYYTADNSDKKLQIVYARILVRKISERNKAYSIIHHGQE, from the coding sequence ATGACCGACAATAAAGCACTACATCAGGCAGCAAAGGCTCAACAAGACGAGTTTTATACGCAGCTTGACGACATAGAAAACGAGTTAAAGCACTATAAATCGCACTTCAGAGGCAAAAAAATTTTTTGTAATTGTGATGACCCCTTTGAGAGCAATTTTTTCAAGTACTTTGCTATGAACTTTAACGCGCTCGGACTCGCAAAATTAACGGCAACTTGTTACAGAGGCAGCCCTATATCCGGAGAACAGCTTTTATTATTCAATGATAATGACTCGCAAAATACACAAGTAATTAAGACTCCATACTGCGCACAGATTACGGAATTAAGAGACTTCAACGGCGACGGAAGACAAGATTTACTTGACATAAAATATTTATTGCAGAATATACCCGGCTCAGTGAGAAAATTACAAGGAGACGGCGATTTCAGAAGCCCTGAATGTCTAGAACTTTTGCGCGACGCTGATATTGTCGTTACTAATCCCCCGCATTCATTATTACGCGAATATATTGCACAGTTATTCGAATATGACAAAAAATTTTTAATTCTCGGCAATATCAACGCAGTAACATATAAAGAAGTCTTCCCGCTCATAATGCATAATAAAATGTGGATAGGAATATCTATTCACAGCGGCGACAGAAAATTTAACGTTCCCGATAATTACCCTTTAGAGGCGGCTGGCTGCGGCATTGACGAAAACGGACGAAAATTTATCAGAGTCAAAGGCGTTCGATGGCTCACAAATATGGCAGTATCTGAACATCAAGAATTTATTACAATGATCGAGAATTATTCACCCGATAAATTCCCTAAATATGATAATTATGACGCTATAGAAGTCAGCAAAGTTCAAGATATACCCTGCGATTATGACGGCGTTATGGGCGTGCCGATTACTTTTTTAGATAAATACAATCCTGAACAATTCGAGATTTTAGGAATTACAACGGGGCGCGAAGAGTTTGCAAAAGAAGCGTGGCCGACAAAACGATATATAAACGCTGTGCAACATAACCCGAACGGCACAACAGCGAATGGGAGCAAAGCAAATACACGCGCAACTATAGCAATAACGAATCCCAGCGGCATTTATTACACCGCCGATAATAGCGACAAAAAATTGCAAATCGTATATGCAAGAATATTAGTTCGCAAAATATCCGAGCGCAATAAGGCATATTCAATCATTCATCACGGCCAAGAATAA
- a CDS encoding AzlD domain-containing protein gives MNNYALYIILISGAVTILLRFLPFIAFSRSCPKFIIYLGRVLPYSVMAMLVIYCLRESHGVKEMAACLIVILLQIWKRSTLLSITAGTVIYMLMIQYL, from the coding sequence ATGAATAATTACGCGCTATATATAATTCTTATTTCCGGAGCGGTTACTATATTATTGCGATTCTTGCCGTTTATAGCGTTCAGTCGGAGCTGCCCGAAATTTATTATATATCTTGGCCGGGTATTGCCTTATTCAGTAATGGCTATGCTTGTAATTTACTGTCTGCGTGAATCACATGGAGTCAAAGAAATGGCCGCCTGCCTGATAGTAATATTGCTGCAAATATGGAAGCGCAGTACACTTTTAAGCATAACGGCCGGGACTGTTATTTATATGCTGATGATTCAATATTTATAA
- a CDS encoding DUF262 domain-containing protein encodes MQITMKEFTIQEISDGFIDSAESGVRAYGGRLDVRPAFQREFIYKDKQRNDVIRSVRKNYPLNVMYWIKKDSDSFEILDGQQRTISICQYVHGNFSVDGLAFHNLAADEQEQILNYKLIIYICEGMPSEIRDWFEIVNIEGVKLTNQEKRNAALTGTWLNDARMRFSKRNCDAYRLAKDYLSGSPERQEYLETAIKWAADKDNTQGRDKIFDYMAQHQHEDNCNDLWLYFQGVINWVKVLFPENDSKMKGIDWGYYYNRYHTKKFDAKKLNSRLHELLDDDEITKLSGIYEYLIDGEEKHLSLRKFTDKIKRAVYERQEGICKICGKHCTIKEMEADHITPWSQGGRTVESNCQLLCKSCNRKKGSK; translated from the coding sequence ATGCAAATCACAATGAAGGAATTTACTATACAAGAAATATCTGACGGCTTTATTGACTCGGCTGAGTCCGGTGTTCGGGCATACGGGGGTCGGCTTGATGTTCGTCCTGCATTTCAGCGGGAATTCATTTACAAGGATAAACAGCGCAACGACGTTATAAGAAGTGTCCGCAAAAATTACCCGTTGAATGTAATGTACTGGATCAAGAAAGATTCAGACTCGTTTGAGATTCTCGACGGTCAGCAGCGCACAATAAGTATTTGCCAGTATGTTCACGGAAATTTTTCTGTTGACGGTCTAGCATTTCACAACTTGGCCGCAGATGAGCAGGAACAAATTTTGAATTACAAGCTGATAATATATATCTGTGAAGGAATGCCGAGCGAGATTCGGGACTGGTTCGAGATTGTGAATATAGAAGGGGTCAAGCTCACGAATCAGGAAAAACGCAACGCAGCATTAACAGGTACATGGCTGAATGACGCGCGGATGAGATTCAGCAAGAGAAATTGTGATGCATACAGGCTCGCAAAAGATTATCTATCAGGGAGCCCCGAACGTCAGGAATATTTAGAGACGGCTATAAAATGGGCAGCAGATAAGGACAATACGCAGGGCAGGGACAAAATTTTTGATTATATGGCCCAGCATCAGCACGAAGATAACTGTAATGATTTATGGCTGTATTTTCAGGGCGTAATAAACTGGGTAAAAGTATTATTTCCTGAGAATGACTCAAAAATGAAGGGCATTGACTGGGGATATTATTATAATCGCTATCACACGAAAAAATTTGACGCTAAAAAATTAAATTCCCGTTTACATGAGCTTTTAGACGATGACGAGATCACGAAATTATCAGGAATATATGAATACTTAATAGACGGAGAAGAGAAACATTTAAGCCTGCGGAAATTTACGGACAAGATAAAACGTGCAGTCTATGAGCGTCAAGAAGGAATCTGCAAAATTTGCGGTAAGCACTGCACTATTAAGGAAATGGAGGCCGATCACATAACCCCGTGGAGTCAAGGCGGGCGGACAGTTGAGTCAAATTGTCAATTATTATGCAAGTCTTGTAACAGAAAAAAGGGCAGTAAATAA
- a CDS encoding sugar phosphate isomerase/epimerase, giving the protein MLFSVCAVDRDLSPDVPFPLRQKSYRECASVAESLGFNGIELQIQDPAGYDAKELRKILDFYGLRASAITTGLAYTFEGLSLSHPDNNIRHKAVERMQRQLDLARVLDSQILIGYMRGRKQPGQSDEDYEAILTDSLGEVADYGANIGAATVFEQINHHDGDVFNSTDRTMRFLEKFNNDWLLYNGDTYHMIEEDSDIPAAINRSLSKLSLFHVSDYGRMLPDGKHFNFEPAAETLIKAGYNKWVTIEAKPLPDTISACSRGINYLRYMFRNSEKL; this is encoded by the coding sequence ATGTTATTCAGCGTCTGCGCAGTTGATAGAGATTTAAGCCCTGATGTTCCCTTCCCGTTAAGACAAAAGAGTTATAGAGAATGCGCCAGTGTTGCCGAGTCTCTAGGTTTTAACGGTATAGAGTTACAGATTCAAGATCCCGCGGGCTATGATGCTAAAGAATTACGGAAAATTTTAGACTTTTACGGCTTGAGAGCTTCAGCAATAACAACGGGGCTTGCTTATACTTTCGAGGGGTTGAGCTTGTCCCACCCTGATAATAATATAAGGCACAAGGCAGTCGAACGTATGCAAAGACAGTTAGACCTAGCAAGAGTCTTAGACTCTCAAATTCTAATCGGCTACATGAGGGGACGAAAACAGCCCGGCCAGAGTGACGAAGACTACGAGGCAATTTTGACGGACTCACTCGGTGAAGTTGCAGACTACGGCGCAAATATCGGAGCGGCTACAGTTTTCGAGCAAATTAATCATCATGACGGCGACGTGTTTAATTCTACAGACAGGACTATGAGATTTCTTGAAAAATTTAATAATGACTGGCTGCTATATAACGGTGATACTTATCACATGATAGAAGAAGATTCAGACATTCCCGCAGCAATAAATAGATCTTTATCAAAATTGTCATTATTTCACGTGTCAGATTATGGCCGAATGCTCCCGGACGGTAAACACTTTAATTTTGAGCCGGCAGCAGAGACTCTCATAAAAGCAGGCTATAATAAATGGGTAACGATTGAAGCAAAGCCCTTACCTGATACTATATCAGCGTGTTCACGAGGGATTAATTATTTAAGATATATGTTCAGAAACAGCGAAAAACTTTAA
- a CDS encoding AzlC family ABC transporter permease yields the protein MCTSGVIKSALRDTLPVMTGYIVLGFGFGILLSAKGYNAFWALFMGVAIYSGTMQFAAIDLFTSGVSLAGAGLTALMISARHLFYGLTMIKRYQDIHGLKKFYLIYALTDETYSLVCESDNKDYCLLVSLLNHVYWLTGSFAGGLLGQMLKFDSRGIDFALTALFISICVEQWLNSDNHYASLTGFIASILCLVIFGAKNFLIPSMILIIISLFILRERTDQD from the coding sequence ATGTGCACTTCAGGAGTCATAAAGAGTGCTTTACGAGATACTTTGCCTGTTATGACAGGGTATATAGTGCTCGGGTTTGGATTTGGCATATTATTATCAGCAAAGGGCTATAATGCTTTCTGGGCGTTATTCATGGGAGTAGCTATTTATTCGGGAACTATGCAATTTGCTGCGATAGATTTATTTACGTCAGGGGTCTCGCTCGCGGGGGCGGGACTCACTGCTTTAATGATAAGCGCACGACATTTATTTTACGGCCTTACAATGATTAAACGCTATCAGGATATTCACGGGCTCAAAAAATTTTATTTGATTTACGCTTTGACTGATGAGACATATTCGCTCGTATGTGAGTCAGATAATAAAGATTATTGCTTGCTTGTCTCGTTATTGAATCATGTATATTGGCTTACTGGGAGTTTTGCGGGCGGGCTGCTCGGTCAAATGTTAAAGTTTGACTCGCGTGGTATTGACTTTGCTTTGACTGCCCTATTTATAAGTATCTGCGTTGAACAGTGGCTTAATTCAGATAATCATTATGCGAGTCTCACGGGCTTTATTGCGAGTATATTATGCCTTGTTATATTCGGCGCAAAAAATTTCTTGATTCCCTCGATGATATTAATAATTATTTCACTGTTTATTTTGCGTGAAAGGACGGATCAAGACTAA
- a CDS encoding ATP-dependent Clp protease ATP-binding subunit, whose translation MWQFFTERGKRVIQLAHHEALNMGHSMVEAEHLLLGLLQEGDGVACQALQNLGVNPADLAAHIRELIGGNSPDVLTKPVDLPVSPRANKALDLAMHEARKMGVNYVDTEHILLGILADDSGLTAQQFKKMGLTPMAVLKQINEVLSGTPSKANIPTASGNDTKRNVKIKTPTLDNLGTDLTERARNGELDPVIGREKEIKRVMQVLCRRTKSNPVLIGEPGVGKTAVVEGLARFIASGTAPEPLQNKRIVQLNMGTLVAGTKYRGEFEERLRRIVKELTDSKGDIILFVDEVHTIIGAGNAEGSTDAANILKPELSRGAFQVIGATTQDEYRKYIEKDAALERRFQPIQVDEPDVNDSVLILQGLKDRYENHHNVEFTDEAIDAAAKLSSRYIQDRFLPDKGIDLIDEAGARTRLLSLEIPDYIREIEKKLDAVKKEKEQAVQSEKYEKATELRDSEYKISEELDNALKEWKNTRKNERRKITAEDIASIVAEQTGVPVKQLTEAETSRLLKMEEEISKRLIGQDEAVSAVARAIRRARTGLRDERRPIGSFLFMGPTGVGKTELARCLARFMFGKDDAMIRIDMSEYMERHEVSKLVGSPPGYVGHENGGKLTEMVRRKPYSVILFDEIEKAHPEIFNILLQILDDGRLTDGQGRKVDFRNTVIIMTSNVGAKEAQQGNSLGFGISAESQSERDWERTKKIILDEANKLFRPEFLNRIDEMAVFKPLSRDSLLKIIDNMLDDLSVRLDTKGVKISVPDEVKAKILEKGYKPKYGARPLRRAIQSMLEDRLADFILSEKLPEGESVININLDGEELKCALQES comes from the coding sequence ATGTGGCAATTCTTTACAGAACGAGGCAAGAGAGTCATACAATTAGCACATCATGAGGCTTTAAATATGGGTCATTCAATGGTAGAGGCCGAGCATTTATTACTTGGTCTACTTCAGGAGGGCGACGGAGTTGCTTGTCAGGCCCTGCAGAATTTAGGCGTTAATCCTGCTGACTTGGCCGCTCATATTCGTGAATTAATCGGCGGAAATTCTCCCGACGTTCTCACAAAGCCCGTAGATCTTCCCGTGAGTCCCCGCGCAAATAAAGCCCTCGATCTAGCAATGCACGAAGCCCGCAAAATGGGTGTAAATTATGTTGATACCGAGCATATTTTATTAGGAATCTTAGCGGATGACTCCGGACTCACTGCCCAGCAATTCAAGAAAATGGGTTTGACTCCTATGGCCGTGCTTAAGCAAATTAATGAAGTCTTATCGGGGACTCCTTCAAAGGCTAATATTCCTACAGCGTCAGGAAATGACACAAAACGCAATGTAAAAATTAAGACTCCGACACTTGATAATTTAGGCACGGATTTAACAGAACGCGCAAGAAACGGCGAACTTGACCCGGTTATAGGACGCGAGAAGGAAATTAAGCGGGTCATGCAAGTTTTATGCAGGCGGACAAAATCTAATCCCGTATTAATCGGCGAACCAGGAGTCGGAAAGACTGCAGTCGTTGAAGGTCTTGCAAGATTCATAGCGTCAGGAACAGCCCCCGAACCTCTGCAAAATAAACGAATCGTACAGTTAAATATGGGAACTCTTGTAGCAGGCACAAAATATCGCGGTGAATTTGAAGAGAGATTACGCCGAATCGTGAAAGAATTAACAGACAGCAAGGGCGATATAATTTTATTTGTCGATGAAGTTCACACGATTATAGGCGCGGGCAATGCTGAAGGATCAACGGACGCAGCAAATATCTTGAAGCCTGAACTATCGCGGGGAGCTTTTCAGGTCATAGGCGCAACTACTCAGGACGAATACAGAAAATATATCGAGAAAGACGCAGCACTTGAAAGAAGATTCCAGCCGATTCAAGTCGATGAACCCGATGTAAATGACTCTGTATTGATTCTGCAGGGACTCAAAGATAGATACGAGAATCATCACAACGTAGAATTTACTGACGAGGCAATTGACGCAGCTGCAAAATTATCATCAAGATATATTCAAGATAGATTTTTGCCGGATAAGGGAATAGATTTAATTGACGAGGCAGGAGCGCGGACCCGTTTATTATCGCTTGAAATTCCTGATTATATTAGAGAGATCGAGAAAAAATTAGATGCCGTCAAGAAAGAAAAAGAGCAGGCCGTCCAGTCAGAAAAATATGAGAAAGCTACAGAGTTAAGAGACAGCGAATATAAAATCTCTGAAGAATTAGATAACGCCCTCAAAGAATGGAAGAATACCCGCAAGAATGAACGCCGGAAAATTACAGCCGAAGATATTGCCTCAATAGTTGCCGAGCAGACCGGAGTCCCCGTTAAGCAATTGACAGAGGCAGAAACTAGCAGATTATTAAAGATGGAAGAAGAAATCTCTAAACGCTTAATCGGCCAAGATGAGGCAGTCAGTGCAGTAGCTAGGGCAATTAGACGCGCAAGAACAGGACTCAGAGACGAACGCCGCCCGATCGGAAGTTTTCTATTTATGGGACCCACGGGAGTCGGCAAAACTGAACTCGCTCGGTGTCTTGCAAGATTCATGTTCGGCAAAGATGACGCTATGATTCGAATCGATATGAGCGAATACATGGAACGTCACGAGGTTTCTAAACTTGTCGGCTCACCCCCCGGCTATGTAGGACACGAGAACGGCGGAAAATTAACCGAAATGGTAAGGCGTAAACCCTACAGCGTTATTTTATTTGACGAGATAGAGAAAGCCCACCCTGAAATTTTTAATATTTTGCTGCAAATTTTAGATGACGGCCGATTAACTGACGGACAGGGGCGCAAGGTAGATTTTCGCAACACCGTTATAATCATGACCAGCAACGTGGGAGCAAAGGAAGCTCAGCAAGGTAACTCTTTAGGCTTTGGAATCAGTGCCGAGTCTCAATCTGAACGCGACTGGGAACGCACAAAAAAAATTATTCTCGACGAAGCAAATAAACTTTTTAGGCCGGAATTCCTGAATCGTATTGACGAAATGGCCGTGTTTAAGCCTCTTTCACGTGACAGCCTGCTTAAGATTATTGATAATATGCTCGATGATTTATCAGTGAGACTTGACACTAAAGGCGTAAAAATTTCTGTTCCTGATGAGGTCAAAGCTAAAATTTTGGAGAAGGGCTATAAACCTAAATACGGAGCTAGACCGTTAAGACGTGCAATACAGTCAATGCTGGAAGATAGACTCGCGGATTTTATTTTGTCGGAAAAATTACCGGAGGGCGAGTCAGTGATAAATATAAATCTTGACGGAGAAGAGCTTAAATGTGCACTTCAGGAGTCATAA
- a CDS encoding TMEM43 family protein, with amino-acid sequence MAYTEVTSKNWFQRLGESFSGIIIGIIILCAGTWLLWWNEGRTFKTAGAIGEAESLAQELNDISKIDSSLNNQVIHATGRADTKEILRDPIFGISVNAINLKREAEFYQWEEHEESETRKKLGGGEETVTTYTYNKEWTSEPIDSQNFRDPSYKNSNKIIAKLDDSSIWAKDVDFGAYKLPDFLIHSIGGEIAFNITSFDARAAQNLLLVQGSKRGLIHASGSTIYLGSNPGNPEIGDVRISFTQILPADISIIAQVSGNTFSQYKATNGYNFSRLEMGRVSMSDMFEHARTSNKIMSWILRLVGTLAIIMSLNIIFRPLSILGDVIPFVGSIIGALTGFVAFLLGLAWSLIVIAVAWVRFRPLISGILIAIALGLIILSFMKSRKSKSLNQEVIN; translated from the coding sequence ATGGCATATACAGAAGTTACCAGTAAGAACTGGTTTCAAAGGCTCGGCGAATCATTCAGCGGCATTATAATAGGAATCATAATACTTTGTGCGGGCACTTGGCTTTTATGGTGGAACGAAGGGCGCACATTCAAGACAGCGGGGGCAATCGGTGAGGCCGAGTCACTTGCTCAAGAATTAAACGATATCAGCAAGATAGACTCATCGCTTAATAATCAAGTAATTCATGCGACGGGGCGGGCTGACACTAAAGAAATTTTGCGCGATCCCATTTTCGGAATAAGTGTTAATGCCATAAATCTTAAACGCGAGGCAGAATTTTATCAATGGGAAGAACACGAAGAGAGCGAGACCCGTAAAAAACTCGGCGGCGGTGAAGAGACTGTTACAACATACACATATAATAAAGAATGGACTTCAGAGCCGATTGACTCGCAGAATTTCAGGGATCCTTCATATAAGAATAGCAATAAAATTATCGCTAAACTTGATGACTCTTCAATATGGGCTAAAGATGTAGATTTCGGAGCTTATAAATTGCCTGATTTCCTGATTCATTCTATAGGCGGCGAAATTGCTTTTAACATTACCAGCTTTGACGCAAGGGCAGCACAAAATCTTTTGTTAGTACAGGGCAGTAAACGCGGCTTAATTCATGCGTCGGGCAGCACTATTTATTTAGGCTCAAATCCCGGCAATCCTGAAATCGGCGACGTTAGAATATCATTCACTCAGATTCTTCCCGCTGATATTTCAATAATTGCGCAGGTCTCCGGAAATACTTTCTCGCAATATAAAGCAACTAACGGATATAATTTCAGCCGTCTTGAAATGGGCAGAGTCTCAATGTCCGACATGTTCGAACATGCAAGAACGTCAAATAAAATCATGTCTTGGATTCTTAGACTCGTGGGAACTCTAGCTATTATTATGAGTCTTAATATTATATTCCGGCCTTTATCAATCTTAGGCGATGTAATACCATTTGTCGGCTCAATAATCGGAGCTTTGACGGGCTTTGTTGCTTTCTTGCTGGGCCTCGCATGGTCGTTAATAGTTATTGCGGTCGCGTGGGTGCGTTTCAGGCCGTTAATTTCAGGTATATTAATTGCTATTGCGCTGGGACTTATAATATTATCGTTTATGAAATCTCGTAAATCTAAATCTCTAAATCAGGAGGTAATTAATTAA
- a CDS encoding DUF1311 domain-containing protein: protein MRRLFCAVLLLLLLLVGAAFALSDADYKILRKNSPDFLQADRELAQVWDGLKDVLTGREFEQLRKEQRQWIKSGRDRAARKLMREEGYTFEEAYTEATRERVDALKKYY, encoded by the coding sequence ATGAGACGTTTATTTTGTGCAGTATTATTATTATTATTATTGCTTGTCGGGGCGGCCTTTGCTTTGAGCGATGCGGATTACAAAATTTTGCGCAAGAATTCACCGGATTTTCTGCAGGCTGATAGAGAATTAGCTCAAGTTTGGGACGGCTTGAAGGACGTATTAACGGGACGCGAATTTGAGCAGCTCAGAAAAGAACAGCGTCAATGGATTAAATCAGGACGCGACAGGGCAGCAAGAAAATTAATGCGTGAAGAGGGCTATACTTTCGAGGAAGCATACACGGAAGCAACTAGAGAAAGAGTCGACGCTCTCAAGAAATATTATTAG